Within Nitrospirota bacterium, the genomic segment TTCCAGACACAGGCGAAGAGACCGGTGATTTCGGGGATAATTATTCTCAATACAGATGGAGGACGTCTGTTTCAGAAACTCCATATGAAAATATCAGAGAGGTTAAAGTTGAAGTCCTTTGGGGAGAAGGGGGCTCAGAGAGGAGCATCGGATTAGTCAATTATGTCAGGGAAAAGAAGTAACAGCGGTTTTACATTGATGGAAGTGCTGATAGCCACCGCTATTCTTGGCATCATCATGGTTACTATATATGGAAGTTTTGTGCAGACCCGGCGTGTCATAGGACGAACTGAATCTGCTGTTGAAGGACTTCGGGGCGTACGTGCGGCATTCAGCAGGATAACCAGTGACATTGGCATGGCATTCCTGTCAGCCGCAAATGACAACACATTTTTTGTGGGGACAGATGATTATGAGGCCAGCTATCCGAGCGACCAGATTGAATTCACATCTTTTTCACACATACGGCGCAGCAGTGATGCAAGGGAATCTGATCAGATGGAGGTGGGATATTTTCTGAGAAAGGACTATGAGGGCGCCTCTGTCCTGATGAAAAGGGAGAAGAACCGCATAGATCCCAACCCCACTTTCGGGGGAAGGACATATGAGTTGTGCGAAGAGATTGCCGGGCTTGATTTCAGGTATCTCGATGAAGGGGTATGGTTTGAGAGCTGGGACTCAAGAGTCACAAAGAAATTGCCGGAGGCTGTAGAGATCACACTGATCACCAAAGACGGAAATGGCATCGAGAAGTCATTCAGAACCATCATGGAGATACCGCTGAGTGGAATATCAGCTCAGAAATAACAAGGGCATTGCCCTCGTCATAACGCTCCTTGTACTGACACTCCTTATAGTGCTGATCCTGGAGTTTAGTTCAGGCATGCGTATTGAAGCGCGTGCAGCCGCAAACTTCAGAGATGATATTAAGGCATATTATCTGGCGAAGTCAGGTGTAACTTTTGCAATTGCGGTGCTTGAGGAGGATCTGAAGGAAAATCCAAACGTTGATAACCTCAATGAAACATGGGCACAGAAGCTGCCGCCCATCCCGCTTGGGGATGGTTTTGTTTCGGTTGAAATTGAAGATGAAAGCAGTAAGATCAACGTAAATAAATTAGCCGGTGATTCGGGTGATAAATGGCACGAATTGATGAATAATTTTCTTGATCGCCTCGAATTAAAAGAGGATATAACTGAAGCCATATCCGACTGGATTGATGCAAATAATAATGACCGGCCTGGCGGAGGCGCAGAAAGCAGTTATTATGAAAGCCTCGAAGACCCTTACGAGGCAAAAAACAACCTGCCTGACTCATTGCAGGAATTAAGATTGATAAAGGATGCAGATAATGAGGCATTCGATAAAATGAAAAACTTCGTAACAGTCGTACCATCTGACGGAAAGATAAATGTCAATACTGCGAAGAAAGAGGTGCTGAGGTCAGTGTTTGCACTGTCTCACCTGCTTTCAGACAGCACAGTTGATGATGTAATAAATTCAAGGATGGAAAATCCCTTTGAGGACGTAAATGATCTGGGCTTCGGGACAAACGGGAGAGGTCTGATGAGCGATGAGGCGCTTGGCCACATAAGACAATTCATAACATTAAAGAGCAGCTTTTTTTCCATTACATCAACCGGAGAGGTCAACAATATCAGAAAAAAGATAAATGCCATAGTAAAAAGGGATAATAAAAAAACTGATATTATCTACTGGAGGGTTGAATGATTAAACTGCGATGGAGTCTGACAGCGCTGCTGAGCCTGCTGTTATTTGCAGGATTCGCGGCGCCCGTAGCACCGTATACTATTTCAGGGGTAATTAAAGATACACATGATATGCCGGTCAGCGATGCAGAAATCGGCATATTTGACGGCTTTACCATCCAGCGGATCAGGAGTGACGATAAAGGGGCGTATAGTATATCACGATTGCCGGTCTCTGACGGACTCTATGCAGTACTCTTCTTCACCAGGGACGGTTTTGTACCGTCAATTATTAATGTCAAAAAGAACAGGCTTGATAGCAGGGAGTATCCGGTCACTATGAAAAGGGCTGAGTCAGAGAAGAGTGGCTATATCGCAGGTGTCGTATATCAACCTGTAAAGGGAGGCAAGATAAGATATCAAAGCGGGATTAACCGCTTCGGCCAGGAAAGAAGCATTTGGCTGGAAGGAGACGGGATAGCGGCAGAATCAAGGACTAATAAGGACGGTCAATTTATCCTTGAGGTCCCTGCAGGAAGATATGTGCTTCGTGCAGAAGGCGCGGGGGAGAAACAGGTTGTTGAGGCTGTAGCTGGAAAGACAGTCATAAGGAACATAAGGTCAGGGATCGTCCTGATTGATTGAGCAGGATCATTTTCGGGTGGGCCGCAATGAGCCTCAGGCTCACAAAGGTTTAAGTACCCGTCATTCCCGCGTAAGCGGAAGTCCAGACACCGGCCTGATTCTGGATTCCCACTCCCCGCTTAAATCCTGCGGGGACAGGTTCCGCGGGAATGACGGGTACACAGGAGTATGTTTGGATGACGTGTCTAACATATAAATCTTTGTGTCCTTTGTGTCTTTGTGGTAAATAACGGAGATTTTCGGGTGAAATGTAGCATTAGGAAATCGCGAAACAGGTCCCGGATAATACAGGGGTTGACCCTGGTGCCTGCAATTATGCTGCTGCTCGTCTTCTCCCCGGCTTATGGCTCAGCAAGGGATTTAAACAGCATTGACCTTATTAACAGGGCATACAAGACCGGGCAGATAAATCAACAGGAGGCCCTGAATTACAAGATTGATGCTATTCTGCGGCCTGAATCACTCCCTTCAATTTACAGGTCAAGGGGAATAATCAAGTCTGCGACCACTATCCTGATGGAGGCCAGGCAGAACAGGCACCTCCTGTCCAGTGAAAACAGCAGGATTCTGGCAAAGGGAAGAAGTGCTACTCTGACAGACTTGTACGGAACCGGCATAACACTTCAGAGTTATGCAAGCCCTCAGGGACGTTTCAGGATCCACTATACAACGGATAATTCGGGCGGGGACGCTGTCCCTGCAAACGACACAGATGCAGACGGGGTACCGGATTATGTGGAGAGGTTTGCAGACATACTTGACCATGTGTGGACAACTGAAATAGAAGTCATGGGTTATGACGCCCCCCCGTCAGACGGGACAGAAGGGGGTGACTGCCTGCTTGACGTATATCTGGCGGATATAGATGCATATGGATACACACAGATTGACGAAGGCGACACCGCAGCCAGGGTCTATATGATCTTTGAGAATGATTTCGCCCTGTATTTCCCTCCTAACACTGACCCTGATGGTGATATCCCGGGTGACATGAAGGCTGTTGCAGCACATGAATTCTTCCACACTGTCCAGTTCCAGATAAGCGATGACATATGCACCAATGGCTGGTGGATGGAGGCATCTGCCACCTGGATGGAAGACCATGTATACCCGGATGTCAATGACTATATCAATTATATATACTACTGGTTTCAGCACCCGTATCTGCCGCTTGATACCTACTCAGGATCAGGATGCGCGGGTGATCCCTCACAGTCCTTATATGCTTACGGCACAGCCATCTGGATAAAACACCTGACAGAGAAATATGGTTCTGAGTTTGTATATGATGTCTGGAACAGGATGAAGAACAGTGGTCCGGCTGTCAATGCCCTCTCAGCTGTTATCAGTGCACTGAATGACAGGGGTGTGACGCTTGAGGAGGAACTGGGGGAGCTAAGGGTTGCCAATGCCACTATGACTTATGAAGATGCCCTGTGGTATAAGTCATGGCAAACAGTAAATCCCGACCCAAATCTCGGGAAGATTGAAGTTTATTACGAAGATGATATCCCCGGCTTTTCTGCTTCCAAAGCCTATACAGGTGTCTCATTACCAAAGCTTGCCTCGAAATATTATTCCTTTTCTGCGCCACATGGCAGCGGGAATCTGTCAATAGATTTTAATGGAGGCAGTGATGTTGGCGTCATGGTTACGGGCTTTAATGCAGATAAAACTGCATATGATATAACTGAAATAGTGACGGATACAAATAACGCCGGTTCTGTAACAGTCAACGGATTTGGTGCAGGAGGTCCATACGAAAACGTCGTTGTCATCCCCATTAACCACTCATTTACGACTCAGGAGGACTTTAACCTCACGGTATCCTATACGGCGGCTTACAATGGAGATATTATTTCAATTGATATAAAGCCCAGCACATCAACTGTAGTAACAGGAGATAATGGCATCAACGGCAAACAGCAGTATCGTCTCATTATGAAGGATGACAATGGCAAATATGTTCTAAAGTCAGGAACTGCATGGGGCAGTGATCCTCCGGACATAATAATCAACGCAAGCGGTCTTGCTGTATTGACCAATACCGTGACCGGTGGAACAATTTCTGCTTCACTCCCAGCCCTGACACCGCCAGGTTATGCCACCCTGTCTGCTGTAAGTCCGGCGATTGCAGCTGCCGGAAAACCAAGAGGATGCAGAGTATCAGGCGATTCAAGGTGTTTCATTGCAACGGCTGCATTCGGCACATCTATCCATCCATATGTGGGCATTCTGAGAGATTTCAGGGATGCGTACCTGCTTACAAATAAACCAGGCAGATGGTTTGTATCTTCATATTATCAGATCAGTCCGCCGATAGCAGAGATAATATCCGGAAACCCTGCATTAAAAGTGATAGTGAAGATATTATTAATTCCTGCTATAATAATTAGTTGGGTTATGCTTAAGCTTTCGTCAGGCGAAATGATCATCATTGCATTTTTAATGATCATATCAGGACTTAAGGCCGGAACCCTGTTAAAAAATTATGTCCCGTAAAATCTTAGGGTTAGACATAGGCAGTCACTCAATAAAGGCCGTGCTTCTCAGGGAAGGATTCGGCAGGATTGAGCCTGTCACGTATATTGATAAAAACCTCGCTAACGGAGATGTCCGCGGTCTTATCCGGTCAATCTTTCAGGAAGGCAACCTCAATCCTGACATGGTTGTAAGCTCTGTGCCGGGCAATACCGTCTCTGTACACTATCTTCAGCTCCCGTTCTCTGATGAATCAAAAATCAGCAGGGTCATACCAAACGAAATTGAAAATCTGACCCCCTTCCACCTTGATGAAATGGTCATAGACCAGATAATCCTGTCAAAAGGGAATGGCGCCAGTCCCGGCAACGGGACATCTGTATGCGTAGCGCTTATGAAGAAGCAAACCCTGCAGGACCATATTGATACATTGAAAGATGCATCTGTTGATGCAAAGATAATAGAGCTGGAATCTCTTGCCCTGTATCACGCATTCATGCAGTGGTACAGGACGGAAGATACCGTGGCACTGCTTGATATAGGCGCTGAACGAAGCAATCTGTGCATAGTTTCTAAAGGCAAGCCCGCGCTTGTAAGGACATTCCTGAGGGGCGGAAATAATGTCACTGCAGCGATAAAGGATGCGTGCGGAGGCAGTACTGAGGAGGCTGAGGGCAGGAAGCTTGGTTCAGAAGTATCACTGTCGAGGGTCGTTTCAGGGGAAGATTCCGGAAATAATGGTTCGCAGTCATCTGTGGGAACAGGGACTAATTCTGTCCCTGACCTCTCTTCAGCCATCATGGGCGGGCTGGCGCCGCTTGTCACTGAACTGATACAGAGTCTTCATGCCTATGAAATCAATAGCGATGAGACGGTATCAAAACTTTATATATCAGGCGGAGGGGCGCGGCTTCGCAATCTGGACAAGTTCCTTTCTCTGGAACTCCACATGGATGTGGAAAGATTCAGCATACCAGGAGATTTTATTCAGAGGCTTCAGGCAGATGAGGACGCTGGTTTGTCCCTGTCCACAGGCATTGGGCTGGCCCTGTGCGGCACCCGCAGGAAGCACACTTCCGGCATCAATTTCAAAAAGGGTGAACATGTCAGTAGAAAAGAGTCCGCCGTAAATACAGGACGCATCATCTACATTATAGCTGCAGTTATAGCAGTAACAATCCTCGGCCTTGCCGATTTCTACTTAAACTTCCGTTACAGGGAGGCAAGATATAACGAAATTCGCGCTGAGATGCGAAGGGTGTTCACAGAGACATTCCCGGAAGCGAGGAACATAGTGGATGAGAACCAGCAATTCAGAAGTTCTGTTGATGAATTGAGAAAGAAGGTTGAAGCCCTTGGGGGCGGCACAAAAGGCGTAATTACCTCCCTTGACATCCTCAATACATTATCTGAGAAGGTGCCCAAAGATCTGCAGGTCAATGTTGACGATATTATGATTGACAAGAGCAAGGTCAGGATCCAGGG encodes:
- a CDS encoding carboxypeptidase regulatory-like domain-containing protein, whose protein sequence is MIKLRWSLTALLSLLLFAGFAAPVAPYTISGVIKDTHDMPVSDAEIGIFDGFTIQRIRSDDKGAYSISRLPVSDGLYAVLFFTRDGFVPSIINVKKNRLDSREYPVTMKRAESEKSGYIAGVVYQPVKGGKIRYQSGINRFGQERSIWLEGDGIAAESRTNKDGQFILEVPAGRYVLRAEGAGEKQVVEAVAGKTVIRNIRSGIVLID
- a CDS encoding prepilin-type N-terminal cleavage/methylation domain-containing protein, with amino-acid sequence MSGKRSNSGFTLMEVLIATAILGIIMVTIYGSFVQTRRVIGRTESAVEGLRGVRAAFSRITSDIGMAFLSAANDNTFFVGTDDYEASYPSDQIEFTSFSHIRRSSDARESDQMEVGYFLRKDYEGASVLMKREKNRIDPNPTFGGRTYELCEEIAGLDFRYLDEGVWFESWDSRVTKKLPEAVEITLITKDGNGIEKSFRTIMEIPLSGISAQK
- the pilM gene encoding pilus assembly protein PilM, producing MSRKILGLDIGSHSIKAVLLREGFGRIEPVTYIDKNLANGDVRGLIRSIFQEGNLNPDMVVSSVPGNTVSVHYLQLPFSDESKISRVIPNEIENLTPFHLDEMVIDQIILSKGNGASPGNGTSVCVALMKKQTLQDHIDTLKDASVDAKIIELESLALYHAFMQWYRTEDTVALLDIGAERSNLCIVSKGKPALVRTFLRGGNNVTAAIKDACGGSTEEAEGRKLGSEVSLSRVVSGEDSGNNGSQSSVGTGTNSVPDLSSAIMGGLAPLVTELIQSLHAYEINSDETVSKLYISGGGARLRNLDKFLSLELHMDVERFSIPGDFIQRLQADEDAGLSLSTGIGLALCGTRRKHTSGINFKKGEHVSRKESAVNTGRIIYIIAAVIAVTILGLADFYLNFRYREARYNEIRAEMRRVFTETFPEARNIVDENQQFRSSVDELRKKVEALGGGTKGVITSLDILNTLSEKVPKDLQVNVDDIMIDKSKVRIQGETDSFESVEKIKKEFESVSFFKKVDVSDAKLSADQQKVKFRIIADM
- the gspK gene encoding type II secretion system minor pseudopilin GspK, with product MEYQLRNNKGIALVITLLVLTLLIVLILEFSSGMRIEARAAANFRDDIKAYYLAKSGVTFAIAVLEEDLKENPNVDNLNETWAQKLPPIPLGDGFVSVEIEDESSKINVNKLAGDSGDKWHELMNNFLDRLELKEDITEAISDWIDANNNDRPGGGAESSYYESLEDPYEAKNNLPDSLQELRLIKDADNEAFDKMKNFVTVVPSDGKINVNTAKKEVLRSVFALSHLLSDSTVDDVINSRMENPFEDVNDLGFGTNGRGLMSDEALGHIRQFITLKSSFFSITSTGEVNNIRKKINAIVKRDNKKTDIIYWRVE